The following proteins come from a genomic window of Miscanthus floridulus cultivar M001 chromosome 2, ASM1932011v1, whole genome shotgun sequence:
- the LOC136538564 gene encoding putative cyclic nucleotide-gated ion channel 9, with the protein MSYDQSAFQMDYVGVDAGAGVSASRRRFMPSESLARGVITHGSAQLRTIGRSIRAGATMAAVFQEDLKNTSRRIFDPQDVVLVRLNRAFLISCIVAIAVDPMFFYLPMVTDEGNLCVGIDRWLAVSTTVVRSVVDLFFLGRIALQFRTAYIKPSSRVFGRGELVIDTALIARRYMRRFFAADLASVLPLPQVVIWKFLHRSKGTAVLDTKNSLLFIVFIQYVPRVVRIYPISSELKRTSGVFAETAYAGAAYYLLWYMLASHIVGAFWYLLSIERVSDCWRNACDEFPGCNQIYMYCGNDRHLGFLEWRTITRQVINETCEPKRDGSIPFNYGIYSTAVTSDVLKTKDTTSKLLFCLWWGLANLSTLGQGLKTSIYTGEALFSIALAIFGLILMAMLIGNIQTYLQSLTVRLEEMRVKQRDSEQWMHHRLLPPELRERVRRYDQYKWLNTHGVDEEALVQNLPKDLRRDIKRHLCLGLVRRVPLFANMDERLLDAICERLKPSLCTERTYITREGDPVDQMVFIIRGSLESITTDGGRTGFYNRSLLEEGDFCGEELLTWALDPKGGACLPSSTRTVMALSEVEAFALHAEELKFVAGQFRRMHSKAVQHTFRFYSQQWRTWAATYIQAAWRRHLKRRAAELRRREDEEMEEDEGRSNRIRTTILVSRFAANAMRGVHRQRSRRAVAVPELLMPMPKPREPDFRDDY; encoded by the coding sequence ATGTCGTACGACCAGTCGGCTTTCCAGATGGACTACGTGGGCGTggacgccggcgccggcgtcAGCGCGTCCCGGCGGCGGTTCATGCCTTCGGAGTCGCTGGCCCGCGGCGTCATCACGCACGGCTCGGCGCAGCTGCGCACGATCGGGCGGTCGATCCGGGCCGGCGCCACCATGGCGGCCGTGTTCCAGGAGGACCTCAAGAACACCTCCCGGCGCATCTTCGACCCGCAGGACGTGGTGCTGGTGCGCCTCAACCGCGCCTTCCTCATCTCCTGCATCGTGGCCATCGCCGTGGACCCCATGTTCTTCTACCTGCCCATGGTGACCGACGAGGGCAACCTGTGCGTGGGCATCGACCGCTGGCTCGCCGTGTCCACCACCGTGGTGCGCAGCGTGGTGGACCTCTTCTTCCTGGGCCGCATCGCGCTGCAGTTCCGCACCGCCTACATCAAGCCGTCCTCCCGGGTGTTCGGGCGCGGCGAGCTGGTGATCGACACCGCGCTCATCGCGCGGCGCTACATGCGCCGCTTCTTCGCCGCCGACCTCGCGTCCGTGCTCCCGCTGCCGCAGGTGGTGATCTGGAAGTTCCTGCACCGGTCCAAGGGCACCGCCGTGCTGGACACCAAGAACAGCCTGCTCTTCATCGTCTTCATCCAGTACGTCCCGCGCGTGGTGCGCATCTACCCCATCTCCTCGGAGCTGAAGCGCACTAGCGGCGTCTTCGCCGAGACGGCCTACGCCGGCGCCGCCTACTACCTGCTGTGGTACATGCTGGCCAGCCACATCGTGGGTGCCTTCTGGTACCTGCTGTCCATCGAGCGGGTGAGCGACTGCTGGAGGAACGCGTGCGACGAGTTCCCCGGGTGCAACCAGATCTACATGTACTGCGGCAACGACCGGCACCTGGGGTTCCTGGAGTGGCGCACCATCACCCGGCAGGTGATCAACGAGACGTGCGAGCCCAAGCGGGACGGCAGCATCCCCTTCAACTACGGCATCTACTCGACGGCCGTCACGTCGGACGTGCTCAAGACCAAGGACACCACCTCGAAGCTGCTCTTCTGCCTCTGGTGGGGGCTGGCCAACCTGAGCACCCTCGGGCAGGGGCTCAAGACCAGCATCTACACCGGGGAGGCGCTCTTCTCCATCGCGCTCGCCATCTTCGGCCTCATCCTCATGGCCATGCTCATCGGCAACATCCAGACGTACCTGCAGTCCCTCACCGTGCGCCTGGAGGAGATGCGCGTGAAGCAGCGCGACTCGGAGCAGTGGATGCACCACCGCCTGCTGCCGCCGGAGCTGCGCGAGCGCGTCCGCCGCTACGACCAGTACAAGTGGCTCAACACCCACGGCGTGGACGAGGAGGCGCTGGTGCAGAACCTGCCCAAGGACCTCCGCCGCGACATCAAGCGCCACCTCTGCCTGGGCCTCGTCCGCCGGGTGCCGCTCTTCGCCAACATGGACGAGCGCCTCCTGGACGCCATCTGCGAGCGCCTCAAGCCCAGCCTGTGCACGGAGCGCACCTACATCACCCGGGAGGGCGACCCCGTGGACCAGATGGTGTTCATCATCCGCGGCAGCCTGGAGAGCATCACCACCGACGGCGGGCGCACGGGGTTCTACAACCGCAGCCTTCTCGAGGAGGGGGACTTCTGCGGGGAGGAGCTGCTCACGTGGGCGCTCGACCCCAAGGGCGGCGCCTGCCTGCCGTCGTCCACGCGCACCGTCATGGCGCTCTCGGAGGTGGAGGCCTTCGCGCTGCACGCCGAGGAGCTCAAGTTCGTGGCGGGGCAGTTCCGCCGCATGCACAGCAAGGCGGTGCAGCACACGTTCCGGTTCTACTCCCAGCAATGGCGCACGTGGGCGGCCACCTACATCCAGGCGGCGTGGCGGCGGCACCTCAAGCGCAGAGCGGCCGAGCTGCGGCGCAGGGAGGACGAGGAGATGGAGGAGGACGAAGGCAGGTCCAACAGGATCAGGACCACCATACTGGTGTCGCGGTTCGCGGCCAACGCTATGCGCGGCGTGCACCGGCAGCGCTCCAGGCGGGCCGTGGCCGTGCCCGAGCTCCTCATGCCCATGCCCAAGCCGCGGGAGCCCGACTTTCGCGACGACTACTAA